A single window of Magnetococcus marinus MC-1 DNA harbors:
- a CDS encoding HlyD family type I secretion periplasmic adaptor subunit — protein sequence MFSGLVRHMSVAWQAWRQDRQAPVKGLELDHENAFKPAVLEVLERPPSPFGRLITWTIMLFCALAVGWSIWGQIDVVAVAQGKILPNGHVKVIQPLEIGVVREIPVREGEQVAEGEVLVILDPTSTEADLVRFEENLLSAQLDMARWQALAEWDQGEQPQILYRSPDGAPEGRVQKQRWLLKDTLLAHRASLQGIGHELKKQMAELASAKEAVRKYQQLLPLIAKRANAQKTLMEKKLAAQSHWLELEQERVELQRDLAIQKSRLAELLAGLDVTRKRFAETEARFRKEVMEKYVESEQRVIDIEQELTKAARRNQLQVLRSPIDGVVQNLVIHTVGGVVQPAQELMRIVPTSGGIEVEAYLANKDIGFVEEGQAVEIKLETFPFTRYGLINGIVKKLSADAVEHEEMGLVYAARISMMKNTMQVGERLVNITPGMSVTAEIKTGKRRIIEFFLSPIQKSMQEGLRER from the coding sequence ATGTTTAGCGGCCTTGTACGACATATGAGTGTGGCGTGGCAGGCGTGGCGGCAGGATCGTCAGGCCCCGGTTAAGGGGTTGGAGCTGGATCATGAGAACGCCTTTAAACCGGCGGTTTTGGAGGTTCTAGAGCGCCCTCCATCCCCCTTTGGGCGGTTGATTACCTGGACCATTATGCTCTTCTGTGCCCTGGCTGTGGGTTGGAGTATCTGGGGGCAGATTGATGTGGTGGCGGTGGCCCAGGGTAAGATTCTACCCAATGGTCATGTGAAGGTGATTCAGCCCCTGGAGATCGGTGTGGTGCGGGAGATTCCCGTGCGCGAAGGGGAGCAGGTCGCCGAGGGGGAGGTGTTGGTGATTCTGGATCCAACCTCCACCGAGGCGGATCTGGTGCGTTTTGAGGAGAATCTACTCTCTGCACAATTGGATATGGCCCGTTGGCAGGCGCTAGCGGAGTGGGATCAGGGTGAGCAGCCGCAGATTCTCTACCGTTCCCCTGATGGTGCCCCTGAAGGGCGGGTGCAGAAGCAGCGTTGGTTGCTCAAGGATACCTTGCTGGCCCACCGTGCTTCGTTGCAGGGCATTGGCCATGAGCTGAAGAAGCAGATGGCGGAGCTGGCCTCAGCCAAGGAGGCGGTACGTAAGTATCAGCAGCTGCTGCCGTTGATTGCCAAGCGGGCCAATGCTCAGAAGACTCTGATGGAGAAGAAGCTGGCGGCGCAATCCCACTGGTTGGAGTTGGAGCAGGAGCGGGTGGAGCTGCAACGGGATCTGGCCATTCAGAAGAGCCGTCTGGCGGAGCTGTTGGCGGGGTTGGATGTGACCCGTAAACGCTTTGCTGAGACCGAGGCACGCTTTCGCAAAGAGGTGATGGAGAAGTATGTCGAATCTGAGCAGCGGGTTATTGATATTGAGCAGGAGCTGACCAAGGCGGCCCGGCGCAACCAGTTGCAGGTACTGCGTTCACCCATTGATGGGGTGGTGCAGAATCTGGTGATTCACACCGTCGGTGGCGTGGTGCAGCCCGCTCAGGAGCTGATGCGTATTGTGCCTACATCCGGCGGGATTGAGGTGGAGGCCTACTTGGCCAATAAGGATATCGGCTTTGTGGAGGAGGGGCAGGCGGTGGAGATCAAGCTGGAGACCTTTCCTTTTACCAGGTATGGGCTGATCAACGGCATTGTGAAAAAGCTCTCTGCCGATGCGGTGGAGCACGAGGAAATGGGTCTGGTCTATGCGGCCCGCATAAGCATGATGAAAAACACCATGCAGGTGGGGGAGCGGCTGGTTAACATCACCCCTGGCATGTCAGTGACGGCGGAGATAAAAACCGGCAAGCGTAGGATCATTGAGTTTTTCCTCAGCCCCATTCAGAAGTCTATGCAAGAGGGGTTGCGGGAGCGGTGA